Proteins from one Candidatus Krumholzibacteriia bacterium genomic window:
- a CDS encoding carboxypeptidase-like regulatory domain-containing protein, which translates to MLLVALLLLAALAPVASAQSGWIEGRVTDGGKPIPYANILLPETRVGVMGDSSGVFRFRAPCGYYTLRVMAMGYENADEHVVVRLKDTTRVAVVMKPVEVRREEIRTPPWWRRAPERDEKQLESQEVDEELEAIARRAGLVGDWRYRASTDTIRYDDVVLSMRYVLTEQGDSVVVNVIAEGTNVSDTPLTDSGCLSLWETRYNWGPDHFECIGLGGPGNFPDSLLFPSLDVPPAECEGARLPRAASVLHPGERIVRGMAFSFFPDAFRLLPGELNITCLYFHGKPGARWEDATSIFVGTIKIPIRPIGMPIDETCPW; encoded by the coding sequence GTGCTTCTCGTTGCCTTGCTGCTCCTGGCCGCACTCGCGCCGGTTGCCTCCGCACAATCGGGCTGGATCGAAGGCCGTGTCACGGACGGCGGGAAGCCGATTCCGTACGCCAATATCCTGCTCCCGGAAACGCGTGTGGGCGTGATGGGGGATTCATCCGGCGTGTTTCGATTTCGGGCGCCGTGCGGTTACTACACGCTCCGGGTAATGGCCATGGGTTACGAAAACGCGGACGAGCACGTCGTTGTCCGGCTGAAGGACACAACGCGGGTTGCGGTTGTCATGAAGCCGGTGGAGGTTCGCCGGGAGGAGATAAGAACGCCTCCGTGGTGGCGCCGGGCTCCGGAGCGGGACGAAAAACAACTCGAAAGCCAGGAAGTTGACGAAGAGCTCGAGGCTATCGCGCGAAGGGCCGGACTTGTGGGTGACTGGCGCTACCGGGCATCGACGGATACGATTCGGTACGACGATGTCGTGTTATCGATGCGTTATGTCCTAACCGAGCAGGGTGACTCGGTGGTTGTGAATGTGATCGCGGAGGGGACGAATGTCTCGGATACGCCGCTGACCGATTCCGGCTGCCTGTCACTCTGGGAGACGCGTTACAACTGGGGACCCGACCACTTCGAGTGCATCGGGCTCGGTGGGCCCGGGAACTTTCCGGACTCGTTGCTCTTTCCATCCCTGGATGTGCCGCCCGCGGAGTGCGAAGGTGCGCGGCTGCCCCGGGCGGCTTCCGTCCTCCATCCCGGCGAGCGCATCGTGCGGGGGATGGCGTTTTCGTTCTTTCCCGATGCCTTCCGGCTTCTGCCCGGCGAGTTGAATATCACCTGCCTGTATTTCCATGGCAAGCCGGGCGCGCGCTGGGAGGACGCCACGTCGATCTTCGTGGGAACCATCAAGATTCCGATCCGCCCCATCGGCATGCCGATTGACGAAACCTGTCCATGGTAG
- a CDS encoding metal-dependent hydrolase: MKLTFHGHSCWEIQGAKHRVLIDPYLTDNPAADVRPEAFKQLDAILLSHGHGDHIGDTEVIAKKTGALVVANFEIANYFAARGCRTHGMSIGGGFDFPFGRVKLVIAHHGSTGPDGEALGSPAGILLTIDHKRLYHTGDTGVFLDMQLIAELNGPFDLCMLPIGDNFTMGVDDAVKACELIRAKLHVPMHYNTFPVVKADADGFVRKVEAKGLRARVVEPGGVLEL, translated from the coding sequence ATGAAACTCACTTTTCACGGCCACTCGTGCTGGGAGATCCAGGGCGCGAAGCATCGCGTTCTGATCGATCCCTATCTCACGGATAATCCCGCGGCGGACGTCAGGCCGGAGGCGTTCAAGCAGCTCGACGCCATCCTGCTCTCGCACGGCCACGGCGATCACATCGGGGATACCGAGGTGATCGCAAAGAAGACCGGCGCGCTGGTGGTGGCGAACTTCGAGATCGCCAACTACTTCGCTGCGCGCGGCTGCAGGACCCACGGCATGAGCATCGGCGGCGGGTTCGACTTTCCGTTCGGGCGGGTGAAGCTGGTGATCGCGCATCATGGCTCCACCGGTCCGGACGGCGAGGCCCTGGGCAGCCCCGCGGGCATCCTGCTAACTATAGATCATAAAAGACTTTACCACACCGGGGATACGGGGGTGTTTCTGGACATGCAGCTCATCGCCGAGCTCAACGGGCCCTTTGACCTGTGCATGCTGCCCATCGGGGACAACTTCACCATGGGTGTCGACGATGCGGTGAAGGCGTGCGAGCTCATTCGAGCCAAACTCCACGTGCCGATGCACTACAACACCTTTCCGGTGGTGAAAGCGGATGCGGACGGCTTCGTCAGGAAAGTCGAAGCGAAGGGGTTGCGCGCACGCGTCGTGGAACCGGGGGGCGTTCTCGAATTGTGA